The following are encoded in a window of Haemorhous mexicanus isolate bHaeMex1 chromosome 7, bHaeMex1.pri, whole genome shotgun sequence genomic DNA:
- the RRP12 gene encoding RRP12-like protein has protein sequence MARSGRLRSGAAGKLKRWRKGHSSDSNPETRQHRLAARSRFCSRPAEKSNLTVDAVKLHNELQSGSLRLERASDSTQRMEEGSAEEAATEKSSGTFLSGLSDCTNVTFSKVQRFWESNSAAHKEICAVLAAVTEVIRSRGGKESETEYFAALMTTLEAVESPESLSAVAYLLNLVLKRVPSPVLIKKFSDASKAFMSIMSSQACSSSTSALRWVLSCLATLLRKQDLAAWSYPVTLQVYHGLLSFCVHTKPKVRKAAQYGVCSVLRGSEFMFGDAAPEHHPAAPSTAKFCVQEIEKAGGAKEATTTLHVLALLRDVLPCFPAAVVKTCCETLLRVMTLSHVLVTACAMQAFHSLFSAQASVACLPAELNAQIITALYDYVPSTSDLQPLLTWLSTMERAHINLGRLQKDLCWAHLPRLFSAAMNCFLSPHSQVVSAAAQTLETILSECIAPHMEDVGTVSASAPAPAAYLCKMFRSVEEGLTYRFHAAWDEILRVLEVFFETCGKQCHPIMRKCLQSLCDLRLSPHFPYTAEVDQAVGAAVSTMGPEVLLEAVPLEINGKEETLDFPRSWLLPVLRDNVQGARLGFFTSYFLPLAAALKSRALEFTQAGKSVEAKIYETLQWQVWTLLPGFCTCPTDVLGAFKGLARTLGMAISERPDLRPTVCQALRTLIHKGCETDAERAEVGRFAKNFLPILFNVYSQPEEDGSTSAQRRSVLDTVRAYLTITDPQMVCGLLEKASAKLTSPESSEFARLSILDLVVAMAPYADEQSLNSLYRTIQPSLQSKERSMQKKAYRVLEEVCAAPHAPCQAFVHSHLQDLQAVLLDSLKSAASPAKRPRLKCLFHIVKQLSAEHEPFVTALVPEVILCTKEVSVGARKNAFMLLVEMGHAFIRFGPTPEEAMQRFLLLIYVGLTGSVTMISCTVLALTRLFFEFKDHLEFSVVEQLLQNICLLLASRTRDVVKAALGFLKVTLLLVDTKLLAKHVQTMLEAVGNLSDDMRRHFRMKLRNLFIKFIRKFGFELVKGLLPAEYHKVLVNIRKAESRSRKQRALKKAAADMDEEEAPPPQPRGDSMEEILADSEDEEEEEEERHRNKEWRKQARQKGQAWLKEGEDDEPLNFLDPNVSQRVLATKPGSKRSRGVSHDFQMSEDGRLIIHEEEEELEDDEGKGADEEMADVLQDVGLRSKKSQKRRFREEPDDEDAEGGTSSQYRAGGSGIHRPLNKKPAFGAEYRSKKGKGDVKKKGQLDPYAYIPLNRAKLNRRKRAKMQGQFKGLMKGAQRGAKAGRRNRLKSQRS, from the exons ATGGCGCGGAGCGGTAGGCTCCGCTCGGGAGCCGCGGGCAAGCTGAAGCGCTGGCGGAAGGGCCACAGCAGCGACTCCAACCCCGAGACCCGCCAGCATCGTCTGGCTGCCCGCAGCCGCTTCTGCAGCCGGCCGGCGG AGAAAAGTAACCTGACAGTGGATGCAGTGAAGCTGCACAATGAGCTGCAGTCGGGGTCCCTGCGTCTGGAGCGGGCGAGTGACAGCACCCAGCGAATGGAGGAAGGCAGTGCTGAGGAGGCTGCCACAGAGAAATCCTCTGGCACCTTTCTGAGTGGGCTGAGCGACTGCACAAATGTCACTTTCAGCAAGGTGCAGCGCTTCTGGGAATCCAACTCTGCTGCTCACAAAGAG ATCTGTGCCGTGCTGGCGGCTGTGACAGAGGTGATCCGCTCCCGGGGCGGCAAGGAGAGTGAGACAGAATACTTTGCTGCACTG ATGACCACGCTGGAGGCAGTGGAGTCCCCCGAGTCGCTGTCTGCTGTCGCCTACCTGCTTAACCTTGTCCTAAAGCG AGTCCCGAGCCCTGTTCTTATTAAAAAGTTCTCAGATGCTTCAAAAGCCTTCATGAGTATCATGTCCTCAcaggcctgcagcagctccacctcTGCCCTGCGATGG GTTCTCTCTTGCCTGGCCACACTGCTACGGAAGCAAGACTTGGCAGCCTGGAGCTACCCTGTCACCCTGCAGGTCTATCACGGCTTGTTGAGCTTTTGTGTTCATACCAAGCCCAAG GTGCGGAAAGCAGCGCAGTATGGCGTGTGCTCTGTCCTGAGGGGCAGCGAGTTCATGTTTGGCGATGCAGCCCCTGAGCATCACCCTGCAGCACCCTCCACTGCCAAGTTCTGTGTGCAGGAGATTGAAAAAGCTGGAG GTGCCAAGGAGGCCACCACCACCCTGCATGTCCTTGCCCTGCTGCGGGACGTGCTGCCCtgcttccctgcagctgtggtgaAGACCTGCTGTGAGACCTTGCTCCGAGTCATGACCCTCAGCCATGTG CTGGTGACAGCGTGTGCCATGCAAGCTTTCCACAGCCTCTTCAGCGCCCAGGCCAGTGTGGCTTGCCTGCCAGCTGAGCTCAATGCCCAGATCATCACT GCTCTCTATGACTACGTCCCCAGCACGAGTgacctgcagccactgctgaccTGGCTGTCCACCATGGAGAGGGCACACATCAACCTGGGCAG gctgcagaAGGACCTGTGCTGGGCTCACCTGCCCCGACTCTTCTCTGCTGCCATGAACTGCTTCCTCTCCCCACACTCCCAGGTggtgtcagcagcagcacagaccctgGAG ACCATCCTGAGTGAGTGTATTGCTCCCCACATGGAGGATGTGGGCACTGTATCTGCATCTGCCCCAGCCCCCGCTGCCTACCTATGCAAGATGTTTAG ATCAGTGGAGGAAGGGCTGACATACCGTTTCCATGCAGCATGGGATGAAATTCTGCGAGTGTTGGAGGTCTTCTTTGAGACATGTGGGAAGCAGTGCCATCCCATCATGAGGAAG TGTCTCCAGTCCTTGTGTGACCTGCGTCTCTCCCCACACTTTCCCTACACTGCTGAAGTGGACCAGGCAGtgggggctgctgtgagcaccaTGGGTCCCGAGGTGCTACTGGAAGCTGTGCCCCTGGAGATCAATGGCAAGGA ggaGACGCTGGATTTCCCCCGCAGCTGGCTCCTGCCAGTGCTGCGGGACAACGTGCAGGGTGCACGGCTTGGCTTCTTCACCAGCTACTTCTTGCCTTTGGCAGCCGCCCTGAAAAGCAGAG CCCTGGAGTTTACCCAGGCTGGGAAGAGTGTGGAGGCCAAGATCTATGAGACACTGCAGTGGCAG GTCTGGACTCTGCTTCCTGGCTTCTGTACCTGTCCCACAGATGTGCTGGGGGCCTTCAAGGGGCTGGCCCGCACCCTGGGCATGGCCATCAGTGAGCGCCCAGATCTCCGCCCCACTGTGTGCCAGGCCTTGCGCACCCTCATCCACAAAGGCTGCGAGACAG ATGCAGAGCGGGCAGAAGTGGGTCGCTTTGCCAAAAATTTCTTGCCCATCCTGTTCAACGTGTACAGCCAACCTGAGGAGGATGGGAGCACAAGTGCTCAGCGCCGCTCTGTACTGGACACTGTCCGTGCTTACTTGACCATCACGGATCCTCAG atgGTGTGCGGATTGCTGGAGAAAGCCAGTGCAAAGCTGACCAGTCCTGAGAGCTCAGAGTTTGCCAG ACTCTCCATCCTAGACCTGGTAGTGGCAATGGCACCCTATGCTGATGAGCAGTCCCTGAACTCCTTGTACCGTACCATCCAGCCTTCCCTCCAG agcaaaGAGCGCAGCATGCAGAAGAAGGCGTACCGTGTGCTGGAGGAGGTGTGTGCTGCTCCCCATGCTCCCTGCCAGGCCTTCGTCCACTCCCACCTCCAGGacctgcaggcagtgctgctggactCGCTCAAGAGCGCAGCATCGCCAGCCAAGAGG CCCCGGCTGAAATGCCTGTTCCACATTGTGAAGCAGCTATCTGCAGAGCACGAACCTTttgtcactgccctggtcccaGAG GTCATCCTGTGCACCAAGGAGGTGTCAGTGGGGGCCCGCAAGAACGCCTTCATGCTGCTTGTGGAGATGGGCCATGCTTTCATCCGCTTTGGACCCACTCCTGAAG AGGCTATGCAGCGGTTCCTGCTCCTCATCTACGTGGGGCTCACTggctcagtcaccatgatcAGCTGCACCGTGCTGGCACTGACCCGCCTGTTCTTCGAGTTCAAAG ATCACCTGGAGTTCAGTGTggtggagcagctcctgcagaacaTCTGCCTGTTGCTGGCCTCCCGCACGCGGGATGTGGTCAAGGCAGCCCTGGGATTCCTGAAGGTCACACTGCTGCTGGTGGACACCAAGCTCCTGGCCAAGCATGTCCAGACAATG ctggaggctgtggggAACCTTTCAGATGACATGAGGCGCCACTTCCGTATGAAGCTGCGAAACCTCTTCATCAAGTTCATCCGCAAGTTCGG CTTTGAGCTGGTGAAGGGACTGCTGCCAGCCGAGTACCATAAGGTGCTGGTGAACATCCGCAAGGCAGAGTCCCGGAGCCGCAAGCAGCGTGCCCTGAAGAAGGCAGCTGCAGATATGGATGAGGAGGAGGCACCACCACCACAGCCCAGAGGAGACAG TATGGAGGAGATCCTCGCTGACTcagaggatgaggaagaggaagaggaggaacgGCATCGGAACAAAGAGTGGAGGAAGCAAGCACGGCAGAAGGGCCAGGCATGGCTCAAGGAAGGGGAAGATGATGAGCCCCTCAACTTCCTGGACCCTAATGTGTCCCAGCGGGTGCTGG CCACCAAGCCAGGCTCCAAGCGGTCCAGAGGAGTGAGCCATGATTTCCAGATGTCTGAGGATGGACGCCTGATTATCcatgaagaggaagaggagctggaggatgaTGAAGGCAAAG GAGCAGATGAGGAGATGGCAGATGTGCTGCAAGATGTGGGGCTCCGCAGC aagaaaagtCAGAAGCGTCGGTTCAGAGAGGAGCCAGATGATGAGGACGCTGAGGGTGGAACCTCTTCTCAGTATAGGG CTGGAGGCTCTGGGATCCATCGGCCGCTGAACAAGAAGCCAGCCTTCGGTGCAGAGTATAGATCCAAG AAAGGTAAAGGTGATGTGAAGAAGAAGGGCCAACTTGACCCCTATGCCTACATCCCCCTGAACAGAGCTAAACTCAACAGAAG GAAGCGGGCGAAAATGCAGGGCCAGTTCAAGGGCTTGATGAAGGGAGCGCAGCGCGGGGCCAAGGCCGGCCGCAGGAACCGTCTGAAGTCCCAGCGCTCCTGA